One Pantoea eucalypti genomic region harbors:
- a CDS encoding MmcQ/YjbR family DNA-binding protein, which yields MQGHEIQRTAIDAAERLPAAESGYPFGPEHQVYKVCEKVFLLLTELRGVPIITLKCEPQQAELHRVIYPSITAGYHMNKRHWITVYPGDGLSPGLIQQLVEESYQRVVRGIPASRRPAWVG from the coding sequence ATGCAGGGTCACGAGATCCAGCGCACCGCTATCGACGCGGCTGAACGGCTGCCCGCCGCCGAATCAGGCTATCCCTTCGGGCCGGAACATCAGGTTTATAAAGTGTGTGAAAAAGTGTTTTTACTGCTGACGGAACTGCGGGGCGTGCCGATTATCACCCTGAAGTGTGAACCGCAGCAGGCAGAGCTGCACCGGGTGATCTATCCCTCGATCACCGCCGGTTATCATATGAATAAACGTCACTGGATCACGGTGTATCCGGGTGACGGCCTCTCACCCGGCCTGATTCAGCAACTGGTTGAAGAGTCGTATCAGCGAGTGGTGCGCGGCATCCCCGCCTCACGCCGTCCGGCCTGGGTGGGATGA
- the zinT gene encoding metal-binding protein ZinT: MTNHAGKWMGIMGALLISQQALAHSTHTHGKPLSVMEQKAAEGVFADSDVKDRPLSDWDGLWQSVYPLLQSGELDPVWQKKAQQDKSKTAEEIKAYYRKGYATDVDNIGIENGVMEFHVGDRVSACHYRYAGHKILTYTSGKKGVRYLFECQDASSNAPKYVQFSDHTIGPRKSAHFHIFMGNQSQQTLLAEMDNWPTYYPYQMTNPQVVEEMLHH, from the coding sequence TTGACGAATCATGCAGGTAAATGGATGGGAATCATGGGCGCGCTGCTCATCAGCCAGCAGGCGCTGGCACATAGCACGCATACACATGGCAAACCGCTATCAGTAATGGAGCAGAAAGCAGCCGAAGGGGTTTTTGCTGACAGCGACGTGAAAGATCGCCCACTCTCTGACTGGGACGGGCTGTGGCAGTCAGTTTATCCGCTGCTGCAAAGCGGCGAGCTGGATCCGGTCTGGCAGAAGAAAGCGCAGCAGGACAAGAGCAAAACGGCAGAGGAGATTAAAGCTTATTATCGCAAAGGCTACGCCACCGACGTCGATAATATCGGTATTGAAAACGGGGTAATGGAGTTCCATGTCGGTGATCGGGTCAGCGCCTGCCACTATCGCTATGCAGGCCACAAAATCCTGACCTATACCTCGGGTAAAAAAGGGGTGCGTTACCTGTTTGAGTGTCAGGACGCCAGCAGCAACGCCCCGAAATATGTGCAGTTCAGCGATCATACCATCGGCCCACGCAAGTCTGCTCACTTCCACATCTTTATGGGTAATCAGTCTCAGCAGACGTTGCTGGCTGAAATGGACAACTGGCCAACTTATTACCCTTACCAGATGACAAATCCACAGGTCGTGGAAGAGATGCTGCACCATTAA
- the katE gene encoding catalase HPII — MSKETEKKPLSEHAPTTGPESSEPGLGSLAPKDGSHQPPAEPTPPGKQPTAPGSLKAPQTHSAKLDQLEASRKNGTHQALTTNQGTRIANDQSSLLAGSRGPTLLEDFILREKITHFDHERIPERIVHARGSAAHGYFQPYRSLKDLTKAQFLSDPEQTTPVFVRFSTVQGGAGSADTVRDIRGFAAKFYTEEGVFDLVGNNTPVFFIQDAHKFPDFVHAVKPEPHNEIPQGQSAHDTFWDYVSLQPETMHNVIWAMSDRGIPRSYRTMEGFGIHTFRLINAEGKATFVRFHWKPVAGKASLLWDESQKLTGRDPDFHRRDLWEAIEAGDFPEYELGLQLIPEEDEFKFDFDILDATKLIPEALVPVEIVGKMVLNRNPDNFFAETEQVAFHPGHIVPGLDFSNDPLLQGRLFSYTDTQISRLGGPNFHEIPINRPTCPYHNFQRQGMHRQDIDTNPANYEPNSINDNWPRETPPAAKGGGFESYQERVEGHKVRERSPSFGEYYSQPRLFWNSQTEVEQQHIIGAYSFELSKVGRAYIRERVVDLLARIDTKLAQGVADNLGLALTDEQRNIQPPAAVNGLTKDDSLSLYAIPDGEIKGRQVALLLSDGVKAADVLAILQALKAEGVHTKLLAPHMGQVRADDGSVLPIDATFAGLPSLTFDAVMVPNGNIDALLLSGDARYFLLEAYKHLKVIGLVGDARRFKAQFGLEDADQEEGIVQGDAAEDALMSDFTQAMKAHRVWSRSQKAQSVPA, encoded by the coding sequence ATGTCGAAAGAAACAGAGAAGAAACCCCTGAGCGAACACGCCCCCACCACCGGTCCGGAATCATCAGAACCGGGTCTGGGATCGCTGGCACCGAAAGATGGTTCGCATCAGCCCCCAGCCGAACCGACCCCGCCAGGCAAACAGCCCACCGCCCCGGGCAGTCTGAAAGCGCCGCAGACACACAGCGCCAAACTTGACCAGCTTGAAGCCAGCCGTAAAAACGGCACCCATCAGGCCCTCACCACGAACCAGGGCACGCGCATCGCCAATGACCAAAGCTCATTGCTCGCGGGTTCGCGAGGTCCGACGCTGCTGGAAGACTTTATACTGCGTGAGAAAATCACGCATTTTGATCATGAACGTATCCCGGAGCGTATCGTTCACGCCCGTGGTTCTGCCGCACACGGCTATTTTCAGCCTTACCGCTCACTGAAAGATCTGACCAAAGCGCAGTTCCTGAGCGACCCCGAGCAGACCACGCCGGTGTTCGTGCGTTTCTCCACGGTTCAGGGTGGCGCTGGCTCTGCGGATACCGTACGTGATATCCGCGGTTTCGCCGCCAAGTTCTACACCGAAGAAGGTGTCTTTGACCTGGTCGGTAACAACACGCCGGTGTTCTTTATTCAGGATGCCCATAAATTCCCTGACTTTGTGCACGCCGTTAAGCCGGAGCCGCACAATGAAATCCCGCAGGGTCAGAGTGCCCATGACACCTTCTGGGATTACGTCTCTCTTCAGCCGGAAACCATGCACAACGTCATCTGGGCGATGTCTGACCGGGGTATTCCGCGCAGCTATCGCACCATGGAAGGTTTTGGCATTCACACCTTCCGCCTGATCAACGCCGAAGGCAAAGCGACCTTTGTCCGCTTCCACTGGAAGCCGGTGGCCGGTAAAGCTTCGCTGCTGTGGGATGAGTCGCAGAAACTGACCGGTCGCGATCCCGACTTCCATCGCCGCGATCTGTGGGAAGCGATTGAAGCCGGTGATTTCCCGGAATATGAACTGGGTCTGCAGCTAATCCCGGAAGAGGATGAATTCAAATTCGACTTCGATATTCTGGATGCCACCAAGCTGATCCCGGAAGCGCTGGTGCCGGTGGAAATTGTCGGCAAGATGGTGCTGAACCGTAACCCGGATAACTTCTTTGCGGAAACCGAGCAGGTGGCGTTCCACCCGGGCCATATCGTGCCGGGCCTGGATTTCTCCAACGATCCACTGCTGCAGGGCCGTCTGTTCTCCTATACCGACACGCAGATCAGTCGTCTGGGCGGACCGAACTTCCATGAGATCCCGATTAACCGTCCGACCTGCCCGTACCATAACTTCCAGCGTCAGGGCATGCATCGCCAGGACATCGACACCAACCCGGCGAACTACGAGCCGAACTCGATCAACGACAACTGGCCGCGCGAAACGCCACCGGCTGCGAAAGGCGGCGGTTTCGAAAGCTATCAGGAGCGGGTTGAGGGCCACAAAGTGCGCGAGCGCAGCCCTTCATTTGGTGAATATTATTCCCAGCCGCGCCTGTTCTGGAACAGCCAGACAGAAGTCGAACAGCAGCACATCATTGGTGCCTACTCATTTGAACTGAGTAAAGTGGGCCGTGCCTACATCCGTGAGCGCGTGGTGGATCTTCTGGCGCGTATCGATACTAAACTGGCACAGGGCGTAGCGGATAATCTGGGACTCGCCCTGACCGATGAGCAGCGCAATATCCAGCCTCCTGCGGCGGTGAATGGCCTGACGAAAGATGACAGCCTGAGCCTCTACGCTATCCCGGATGGTGAGATTAAAGGCCGTCAGGTGGCGCTGCTGCTGAGCGATGGTGTGAAGGCGGCGGATGTGCTGGCGATTCTGCAGGCGCTGAAAGCGGAAGGTGTGCACACAAAACTGCTGGCGCCGCATATGGGCCAGGTGCGCGCGGATGACGGTTCTGTGCTGCCGATCGATGCCACCTTCGCCGGCCTGCCGTCTCTGACTTTTGATGCGGTGATGGTGCCGAATGGTAATATTGATGCCCTGCTGTTAAGCGGCGATGCCCGCTACTTCCTGCTGGAAGCCTACAAACACCTCAAGGTGATTGGTCTGGTGGGCGACGCGCGTCGCTTTAAAGCGCAGTTCGGTCTGGAAGATGCCGATCAGGAAGAAGGCATTGTGCAGGGCGACGCGGCGGAGGACGCACTGATGTCTGATTTTACGCAGGCGATGAAAGCGCACCGCGTCTGGTCACGCAGCCAGAAGGCACAGTCCGTTCCTGCCTGA
- a CDS encoding methyl-accepting chemotaxis protein, whose protein sequence is MLKNLKITHGILAVLAVFITLLTLTGFLFYNGVSNADKNFVAAEQLTLQQQHLSDAVKTLIKTRVTINRVAIRFLKNQQDPKSLAAIATLLEQAGQSADRADADFKAWQAMPRKEGQSEAQSAQVQTAYQQMHETMLASITFLKQGNYAAYGNLEAQAAQDQLDSAYEAWRAVNIQLMKDTSEHNQRSLTDALWALLTISLITGVIGVAVWLGLQKLLISPLARLTGHMRTISAGDLTSDIQHEGRNEMGLLIQELQQMRDALVVTITSVDDATRSIFTGAAEISAGSTDLSSRTEQQAAALEQTAASMEQLTSTVKLNADNAQQATTVSKEASATALQGGETVARVIANMDQISESSNQIAGIIAIIDSIAFQTNILALNAAVEAARAGEQGRGFAVVAGEVRSLAGRSASAAQEIRGLIDRSAERIKTGAGHASQAGIAMESIVKSVSRVTQLIEEIAASSTEQTRGIEQVCIAVSEMDGVTQQNAALVEESATAAASLEEQASYLRKTVSVFKTGSMHAAFSAAPVAKAIAVPKRQPVAVTDNENWQTF, encoded by the coding sequence ATGCTTAAAAATCTTAAAATAACCCACGGTATTCTGGCGGTGCTTGCCGTCTTTATTACGTTACTGACCCTGACCGGATTTCTGTTTTACAACGGCGTCTCAAACGCCGACAAAAACTTCGTGGCAGCAGAACAGCTGACCCTGCAGCAGCAGCACCTGAGCGATGCGGTGAAAACCCTGATTAAAACCCGCGTGACCATCAACCGCGTCGCTATCCGTTTCCTGAAAAACCAGCAGGATCCTAAATCACTGGCCGCCATCGCCACGCTGCTGGAGCAGGCGGGCCAGTCTGCGGACAGAGCCGATGCCGACTTTAAAGCCTGGCAGGCGATGCCACGCAAAGAGGGGCAGAGCGAAGCGCAGTCGGCGCAGGTTCAGACCGCCTATCAGCAGATGCATGAGACCATGCTGGCCTCAATTACCTTTTTAAAGCAGGGTAATTACGCGGCCTATGGCAACCTCGAAGCACAGGCGGCGCAGGACCAGCTCGACAGTGCCTATGAGGCCTGGCGTGCGGTGAACATCCAGTTGATGAAAGATACTTCAGAACATAACCAGCGTAGTCTGACAGATGCGCTCTGGGCGCTGCTGACGATTAGCCTGATCACTGGCGTGATTGGCGTGGCGGTCTGGTTGGGACTGCAAAAATTGCTGATTAGTCCGCTGGCCAGGCTGACAGGGCATATGCGCACCATTTCGGCAGGTGATTTAACCTCTGATATTCAGCACGAAGGCCGCAATGAGATGGGCCTGCTGATTCAGGAACTGCAACAGATGCGCGATGCGCTGGTGGTGACCATTACTTCGGTCGATGACGCGACCCGCTCTATTTTTACCGGTGCCGCGGAAATTTCTGCTGGCAGCACCGATCTCTCTTCCCGTACTGAACAGCAGGCTGCTGCACTGGAACAGACCGCCGCCAGCATGGAGCAGCTCACCTCAACGGTGAAGCTCAACGCAGACAATGCGCAGCAGGCGACAACGGTGTCGAAAGAGGCGTCAGCCACCGCCCTGCAGGGCGGCGAAACCGTTGCCCGCGTTATCGCCAACATGGATCAGATCAGCGAAAGCTCGAATCAGATCGCCGGTATTATCGCCATTATCGACAGCATCGCCTTCCAGACCAATATTCTGGCGCTGAACGCTGCGGTTGAAGCCGCGCGTGCCGGTGAGCAGGGGCGTGGATTCGCCGTTGTCGCAGGTGAAGTACGCTCGCTGGCCGGACGCAGCGCCAGTGCCGCGCAGGAGATTCGTGGATTGATTGACCGCTCAGCCGAGCGCATTAAAACCGGTGCCGGTCACGCTTCCCAGGCGGGCATCGCCATGGAGAGCATCGTGAAGTCGGTGAGCCGGGTGACGCAGCTGATCGAAGAGATCGCTGCCTCCTCCACTGAACAGACCCGCGGCATTGAGCAGGTCTGCATTGCGGTTTCTGAGATGGATGGTGTAACGCAGCAGAACGCCGCGCTGGTAGAGGAGTCCGCGACTGCTGCTGCCTCACTGGAAGAGCAGGCGAGCTACCTGCGTAAAACAGTATCGGTCTTTAAAACCGGCAGCATGCACGCCGCGTTCTCCGCCGCACCGGTTGCGAAGGCGATTGCCGTGCCAAAACGTCAGCCTGTCGCCGTGACAGACAATGAGAACTGGCAGACTTTCTGA
- a CDS encoding mechanosensitive ion channel family protein, with the protein MHYIQSLMSFIEGNRVLSISFSLLLLIVAGLVTHLICKFFIVKVIRKVFFSSHKKGVPLDKDIRLSQKLSNFVPVIVVYNFLQFMPGLPENLKVAIQTICGILFFVYLSIFFNEVLEIVNNSYTRKSKRKNHSIKGYIQIGKILVHIIAAIMILAIMSNKSPAIIISSLGAVAAVLMLIFQHTLLSLVANIQLSSNDVLQLGDWIEMPDRNISGEVIDIALHTITIRNWDNTISRIPTKNFLTETYTNWQAMFSSGARRIMRSFHLDQKSITFVNQEMLQSMSQIRLAGETITELLDGRDINAVGERWFMENGITNLMVFRKYLSAWLAQRDDIMKEMYIVVRPLKPSPDGLPVEIYCFTSSIFWADYENTQAAIFEYIYAIARVFELQIYQHPAGSDFARLAQPRPESRDAQQSGIQ; encoded by the coding sequence ATGCATTACATTCAGAGTCTGATGAGTTTTATAGAGGGAAACAGAGTGCTGTCGATCAGCTTTAGCCTGTTGCTGCTGATCGTGGCCGGGCTGGTCACTCACCTGATCTGCAAATTCTTCATCGTCAAAGTGATCAGGAAGGTCTTTTTCAGCAGCCATAAAAAGGGTGTGCCACTGGATAAGGACATTCGCCTCTCTCAGAAGCTGTCAAATTTTGTGCCGGTAATTGTGGTCTACAACTTTCTGCAATTTATGCCAGGCCTGCCTGAAAACCTGAAAGTGGCGATTCAGACCATCTGCGGCATCCTGTTTTTTGTCTATCTGTCGATCTTCTTCAACGAAGTGCTGGAGATTGTTAACAACTCCTATACGCGCAAATCCAAGCGCAAGAATCACTCGATCAAGGGCTATATCCAGATTGGCAAAATCCTGGTGCATATCATCGCCGCAATCATGATTCTGGCGATTATGTCCAATAAGTCACCTGCCATTATTATCTCCTCGCTGGGTGCGGTTGCCGCGGTGCTGATGCTGATCTTCCAGCATACGCTGCTGTCGCTGGTGGCGAACATTCAGCTCTCCTCCAACGATGTCCTGCAACTGGGCGACTGGATTGAGATGCCGGACAGAAACATCAGCGGCGAAGTGATCGACATTGCGCTGCATACCATCACCATCCGCAACTGGGATAACACTATTTCACGTATTCCGACCAAGAACTTCCTGACCGAAACCTACACCAACTGGCAGGCGATGTTCTCGTCGGGTGCGCGCCGCATCATGCGCAGCTTTCATCTGGATCAGAAGTCGATCACCTTTGTGAATCAGGAGATGCTGCAATCGATGAGCCAGATCCGCCTTGCAGGCGAAACGATCACTGAGCTGCTGGATGGACGCGATATCAATGCCGTCGGCGAACGCTGGTTTATGGAGAACGGCATCACTAATCTGATGGTGTTCCGTAAATACCTGTCTGCCTGGCTGGCCCAACGCGATGACATTATGAAAGAGATGTATATCGTGGTACGACCGCTGAAGCCGTCGCCGGATGGGCTGCCGGTGGAGATCTACTGCTTCACCTCATCAATTTTCTGGGCGGATTATGAAAATACCCAGGCGGCGATTTTTGAGTATATCTATGCAATAGCCCGCGTGTTTGAACTGCAAATCTACCAGCATCCGGCAGGTTCCGATTTCGCCCGACTGGCTCAGCCACGGCCCGAGAGCCGGGATGCGCAGCAGAGCGGCATACAGTAA
- the treZ gene encoding malto-oligosyltrehalose trehalohydrolase, whose protein sequence is MESKSFFKSWGAERVASDEVRFRLWATGQQRVTLRLSGKDIEMTPQADGWFETQVAGVAANAEYDFVLADGTAVPDPAARAQKAEVNGPSLVIDPDAYQWQNTGWKGRPWQESVVYELHIGTFTPEGTFRAAIEKLPMLAETGITMIEVLPVSQFGGNRGWGYDGVLLYAPHAAYGSPDDFKAFIDAAHGHGLSVVLDIVLNHFGPEGNYLPLLAPDFFHKERQTPWGAGIAYDVDAVRRYIVEAPLYWLQEFNLDGLRFDAIDQIDDPSEKHVLIEIAERIRATITDRPVHLTTEDCRNVTFLHPRDENGEAPLFTGEWNDDFHNAVHVLATGETHAYYQDFADQPEQRVARALAEGFVYQGEVSPQSGEPRGVKSSRQPPVAFVDFIQNHDQTGNRAQGERLVSLAGAERTQVLLAMLLASPHIPLLFMGEEYGETRPFLFFTDFHGDLAKAVREGRAREFEGHAGHGETVPDPNDVTTFEQSKLNWPRTETPEGQQWLALTRHLLALRQEHIVPLLQTAGGDAGQIVKTSEGFLAVRWDFPLGTLSLALNVGDSTQPIPDLPGETLFAWPQTATELIPNAIVVRLEKREAE, encoded by the coding sequence ATGGAATCCAAATCTTTTTTCAAAAGTTGGGGCGCTGAACGGGTTGCCAGTGATGAGGTGCGTTTCCGCCTCTGGGCAACCGGTCAGCAACGCGTGACGCTGCGGCTCTCCGGTAAAGACATTGAAATGACACCGCAGGCGGATGGCTGGTTTGAAACCCAGGTCGCGGGTGTGGCAGCAAATGCCGAATATGATTTTGTGCTGGCGGATGGCACGGCCGTGCCCGATCCCGCCGCCCGTGCTCAGAAAGCGGAGGTTAACGGCCCGTCGCTGGTGATCGATCCTGATGCGTATCAGTGGCAAAACACAGGCTGGAAGGGCCGTCCGTGGCAGGAGTCGGTAGTGTACGAACTGCACATCGGCACCTTTACGCCTGAAGGCACCTTCCGGGCGGCAATTGAAAAACTGCCGATGCTGGCTGAAACCGGCATCACCATGATTGAAGTGCTGCCGGTGTCGCAGTTTGGCGGTAATCGCGGCTGGGGCTACGATGGCGTACTGCTCTATGCACCCCATGCTGCCTACGGTTCGCCCGATGATTTCAAAGCCTTTATCGATGCGGCGCACGGCCATGGTCTGTCTGTTGTGCTGGATATCGTGCTGAACCACTTCGGCCCGGAGGGCAACTATCTGCCGCTGCTGGCGCCAGACTTCTTCCACAAAGAGCGCCAGACGCCGTGGGGCGCGGGTATCGCCTATGACGTGGATGCGGTACGCCGCTATATCGTGGAAGCGCCGCTCTACTGGCTGCAGGAGTTCAATCTGGATGGCCTGCGCTTTGACGCCATCGATCAGATTGATGATCCGAGCGAAAAACATGTGCTGATTGAGATTGCTGAGCGCATCCGCGCCACCATTACCGACCGCCCTGTTCATCTCACTACCGAAGACTGCCGTAACGTCACCTTCCTGCATCCGCGTGATGAAAACGGAGAAGCGCCGCTGTTCACCGGCGAATGGAACGATGACTTCCATAACGCCGTGCATGTGCTGGCAACCGGTGAAACGCACGCTTACTACCAGGATTTCGCCGACCAGCCGGAACAGCGGGTCGCGCGGGCGCTGGCCGAAGGCTTTGTCTATCAGGGCGAGGTTTCACCGCAGTCGGGTGAGCCACGCGGCGTGAAAAGCAGCCGTCAGCCGCCTGTCGCCTTTGTCGACTTTATCCAGAACCATGATCAGACGGGTAACCGTGCACAGGGCGAAAGGCTGGTCTCGCTGGCAGGTGCAGAGCGGACGCAGGTGCTGCTGGCCATGTTACTGGCCTCGCCGCACATCCCGCTGCTGTTTATGGGTGAAGAGTATGGTGAAACCCGGCCGTTCCTGTTCTTTACCGATTTCCACGGCGATCTGGCGAAAGCTGTGCGTGAAGGTCGCGCCCGCGAGTTTGAAGGCCATGCCGGTCACGGCGAAACGGTGCCGGATCCCAATGATGTCACCACCTTTGAACAGTCGAAGCTTAACTGGCCGCGCACAGAAACGCCGGAAGGTCAGCAGTGGCTGGCGCTGACGCGTCATCTGCTGGCGCTGCGTCAGGAACATATTGTGCCGCTGCTGCAGACGGCCGGGGGTGATGCCGGTCAGATAGTGAAAACGTCAGAAGGTTTCCTGGCCGTTCGCTGGGACTTCCCGCTGGGTACACTGTCACTGGCGCTGAACGTCGGCGACAGCACGCAGCCGATCCCGGATTTACCGGGCGAAACCCTGTTTGCCTGGCCGCAGACCGCCACCGAACTGATTCCCAACGCGATTGTCGTGCGTCTGGAAAAGAGAGAAGCAGAATGA